One segment of Pseudodesulfovibrio sp. 5S69 DNA contains the following:
- a CDS encoding type I secretion system permease/ATPase — protein MAAMPGMPGAQQPIRVETDERLTPKDIDFQPPLVICLSIISRLLGKPVSSATLKAGIPQQEGVITAASIVRSAERIGIKAKTVYREKLQAITKLVMPCILLLRGGNACVLLDFTATTARVIVPGHGMDETEIPLSTLNEEYTGYAIFCHRKSKLDKRASELKLLKTKRWFWGVLGKFWPIYKHVIGASIMTNIIIIASPLFVMNVYDRVIPNNATETLWALAIGIAIAYLFDFLLKNLRAYFVDVAGRNADVLIGSKIMSHLTSARLDYMPESAGAVANNIREFESLREFFGSSSLVALIDLPFLILFICVIYYIGGPIAYPIFVAVPLVILVGVFMQIPFQRIIENHYKESTQKYALLFEVVQGLETIKTSMAEGRIQARWENVVGLSAHSNSHAKTIANMSITFSVFVTQMVSVAVVITGVYLISKGELTVGGLIACNILSGRSMAPLSAVAGLLSRFQQSRMALNALDMLMEMPSERPDDKETFHYGAIEPSVTLTDVAFSYPGTDKAVLHDINLKLKPGEKVGIVGRTGAGKTTLGKLCVGLYQPVEGSVQVGDIDLRQMDVADLRRKVGYISQDSLLFYGTLKDNIAFGLPEADDQSINAAAEISGVNDFVRDHPAGFGMMVGERGTSLSGGQRQAVTIARAILPDPEILIMDEPSSNMDNQSEYRLKERLKPYIEDKTLIVITHRHSMLDLVDRLVIMDRGRIVVDGPKKAVLDGLRSGQIKVSL, from the coding sequence ATGGCCGCCATGCCCGGCATGCCCGGCGCGCAGCAGCCCATCCGGGTGGAGACCGATGAGCGCCTGACCCCCAAGGACATCGATTTTCAGCCGCCCCTGGTCATCTGCCTGTCGATCATCAGCCGTCTGCTCGGCAAGCCGGTCTCCTCGGCCACGCTGAAGGCGGGCATTCCCCAGCAGGAGGGCGTCATCACCGCCGCCTCCATAGTGCGTTCGGCCGAACGCATCGGCATCAAGGCCAAGACCGTGTACCGCGAAAAGCTCCAGGCCATCACCAAGCTGGTCATGCCGTGCATCCTGCTGTTGCGCGGCGGCAACGCCTGCGTGCTCCTGGACTTCACCGCCACCACGGCACGCGTCATCGTGCCGGGCCACGGCATGGACGAGACCGAGATCCCGCTCTCCACGCTCAACGAGGAGTACACCGGGTACGCCATTTTCTGCCACCGCAAGTCCAAGCTGGACAAGCGGGCCAGCGAGCTCAAGCTGCTCAAGACCAAGCGCTGGTTCTGGGGGGTCCTCGGCAAGTTCTGGCCCATCTACAAACACGTCATCGGCGCTTCGATCATGACCAACATCATCATCATCGCCTCGCCGCTCTTCGTCATGAACGTGTACGACCGGGTCATCCCCAACAACGCCACCGAGACCCTCTGGGCGCTGGCCATCGGCATCGCCATCGCCTATCTGTTCGACTTCCTGCTCAAGAACCTGCGCGCCTATTTCGTGGATGTAGCCGGGCGCAACGCCGACGTGCTCATCGGCTCCAAGATCATGAGCCACCTGACCTCGGCGCGGTTGGACTACATGCCGGAGTCGGCGGGCGCGGTGGCCAACAACATCCGCGAGTTCGAGTCCCTGCGCGAGTTTTTCGGTTCGTCGTCGCTGGTGGCGCTCATCGACCTGCCGTTTTTGATCCTGTTCATCTGCGTCATCTACTACATCGGCGGGCCCATCGCCTATCCGATCTTCGTGGCCGTCCCCCTGGTCATCCTGGTGGGCGTGTTCATGCAGATTCCCTTCCAGCGGATCATCGAGAACCACTACAAGGAATCCACTCAGAAATACGCGCTCCTGTTCGAGGTCGTGCAGGGGCTGGAGACCATCAAGACCAGCATGGCCGAGGGCCGTATCCAGGCGCGCTGGGAAAACGTGGTCGGCCTGTCCGCCCACTCCAACAGCCACGCCAAGACCATCGCCAACATGTCCATCACCTTCTCGGTCTTCGTCACCCAGATGGTCTCCGTGGCCGTGGTCATCACCGGCGTGTACCTCATCTCCAAGGGCGAGTTGACCGTGGGCGGGCTGATTGCCTGCAACATCCTGTCCGGCCGGTCCATGGCCCCGCTGTCGGCCGTTGCCGGGCTGCTCTCCCGCTTCCAGCAGTCACGCATGGCCCTCAACGCCCTGGACATGCTCATGGAGATGCCGTCCGAGCGGCCCGATGACAAGGAGACCTTCCACTACGGGGCCATCGAGCCGTCCGTGACCCTGACCGATGTGGCCTTCAGCTACCCCGGCACGGACAAGGCCGTGCTCCATGACATCAACCTCAAGCTCAAACCGGGCGAGAAGGTCGGCATCGTCGGCCGCACCGGCGCGGGAAAGACCACGCTGGGGAAGCTCTGCGTGGGCCTCTACCAGCCGGTCGAGGGATCGGTGCAGGTGGGCGATATCGACCTGCGGCAGATGGACGTGGCCGACCTGCGTCGCAAGGTGGGCTACATCTCCCAGGACAGCCTGCTCTTCTATGGCACGCTCAAGGACAACATCGCCTTCGGCCTGCCCGAGGCGGACGACCAGTCCATCAACGCGGCGGCCGAGATCTCCGGGGTCAACGACTTCGTGCGCGACCACCCGGCGGGCTTCGGCATGATGGTCGGCGAGCGGGGCACCTCCCTGTCCGGCGGCCAGCGCCAGGCCGTGACCATCGCCCGCGCCATCCTGCCCGACCCGGAGATCCTGATCATGGACGAGCCGTCGAGCAACATGGACAACCAGTCGGAATACCGCCTCAAGGAGAGGCTCAAGCCGTATATCGAGGACAAGACGCTCATCGTCATCACCCACCGCCACTCCATGCTCGATCTCGTGGACCGGCTGGTGATCATGGACCGGGGCAGGATCGTTGTGGACGGGCCCAAGAAGGCCGTGCTGGACGGACTCCGGTCAGGCCAAATCAAGGTTTCCCTGTGA
- a CDS encoding HlyD family type I secretion periplasmic adaptor subunit, with translation MSNKYDRETLLFMSEVDQAMYGKGHRLAYIMSTAILLLIVIFILWANWAMLDERTRGFGRVIPSQRIQEIQNLEGGIMNELFVQEGQTVEKGDILCRLSNEQAASYYRDAQSKALEHQAAIARLTAEANGDDEPEFPADVIEKAPQLVEDQRRIFKAQRNKLNIDIGLLEDQYQQRQQEVSEMIARRNQLRQSLEVAEKQRDIAKPLVEKHIHSELDYLRLEQTVVQLHGDMQALTLGIPRVRRAAKEAKGRIDQAKAEYRSTALEEINARRQELNSILENLSSGGDRVTRTDVRSPVRGVVKHIMVNTIGGVIRPGESIMEVVPLDDTLLVEAEVKPSDIAFLHPGQKAKVKITAYDFSIYGGLDGTVENISADTIEDQKGESHYLVKVRTKDNAITYRGQQLPIIPGMTASVDILTGRKSVLAYLLKPLLKAKQNALRER, from the coding sequence ATGAGCAATAAATACGATAGAGAAACGCTGCTGTTCATGAGCGAGGTGGACCAGGCCATGTACGGCAAGGGCCACCGGCTCGCCTACATCATGTCCACGGCCATCCTTCTGCTGATCGTCATCTTCATCCTCTGGGCCAACTGGGCCATGCTCGACGAGCGCACGCGCGGCTTCGGCCGGGTCATCCCGTCCCAGCGCATTCAGGAGATCCAGAACCTGGAGGGCGGCATCATGAACGAGCTGTTCGTCCAGGAGGGCCAGACCGTGGAGAAGGGCGACATCCTCTGCCGCCTGTCCAACGAACAGGCCGCCAGCTACTACCGCGACGCCCAGAGCAAGGCCCTGGAGCACCAGGCGGCCATCGCCCGGCTCACGGCCGAGGCCAACGGCGATGACGAACCGGAGTTCCCGGCGGACGTCATCGAGAAGGCTCCGCAACTGGTCGAGGACCAGCGGCGCATCTTCAAGGCCCAGCGCAACAAGCTGAACATCGACATCGGCCTGCTCGAGGACCAGTACCAGCAGCGCCAGCAGGAGGTCAGCGAGATGATCGCCCGGCGCAACCAGCTCAGGCAGAGCCTGGAGGTGGCCGAGAAACAGCGCGACATCGCCAAGCCCCTGGTGGAGAAGCACATCCATTCCGAACTCGACTATCTGCGCCTGGAGCAGACCGTGGTGCAACTGCACGGCGACATGCAGGCCCTGACCCTGGGCATTCCCCGCGTGCGACGGGCCGCCAAGGAGGCCAAAGGGCGCATCGACCAGGCCAAGGCCGAGTACCGCAGTACCGCCCTGGAGGAGATCAACGCCCGCAGGCAGGAACTCAACTCCATCCTGGAGAACCTGAGTTCCGGTGGCGACCGGGTGACCCGCACAGACGTGCGCTCGCCGGTCCGGGGTGTGGTCAAGCACATCATGGTCAACACCATCGGCGGCGTCATCCGGCCCGGCGAGTCCATCATGGAGGTCGTGCCCCTGGACGACACGCTGCTGGTGGAGGCCGAGGTCAAGCCCTCGGACATCGCCTTCCTGCACCCCGGCCAGAAGGCCAAGGTCAAGATCACGGCCTACGACTTCTCCATCTACGGCGGGCTGGACGGCACGGTGGAGAACATCTCGGCCGACACCATCGAGGACCAGAAGGGCGAGAGCCACTACCTGGTCAAGGTGCGCACCAAGGACAACGCCATCACCTACCGTGGCCAGCAACTGCCCATCATTCCCGGCATGACCGCGAGCGTGGACATCCTGACCGGACGCAAATCGGTCCTGGCCTACCTGCTCAAGCCGTTGCTCAAGGCAAAGCAGAACGCGCTCAGGGAACGATGA
- a CDS encoding transglutaminase-like cysteine peptidase, whose protein sequence is MRPVRGIYSAAAAALCAACIALALVRPSNALAADATTPEPAAPKSSAAKPDTRRLFGTMEFKGKLQKLPKWTRVLEKMKAWKGYFRDGKTADHPSKKAWETLKAQVKGKSELERLRAVTKFFNKWPYRLDKANWGVSDYWETPWEFLKKSGDCEDYAIAKFYALQELGFSPDQLRIVAVRDAIRGIGHAVLAVYAKDDIYILDNQTDMVLSHTKYKHYIPQYSVNEHYRWMHVAPQKRTTYEKAKQ, encoded by the coding sequence ATGAGGCCGGTGCGGGGGATATACTCGGCGGCTGCGGCCGCGCTCTGCGCGGCCTGCATCGCCCTGGCCCTGGTCAGGCCCTCCAACGCCTTGGCCGCCGACGCCACCACGCCTGAGCCCGCCGCGCCGAAATCCTCGGCGGCCAAGCCGGATACGCGCCGGCTCTTCGGGACCATGGAGTTCAAGGGAAAGCTGCAGAAGCTGCCCAAGTGGACGCGCGTCCTTGAAAAGATGAAGGCCTGGAAGGGCTATTTCCGGGACGGCAAGACCGCCGACCACCCGTCCAAAAAGGCATGGGAGACCCTCAAGGCCCAGGTCAAGGGCAAATCCGAACTGGAACGGCTCAGGGCCGTGACCAAATTCTTCAACAAGTGGCCGTACCGCTTGGACAAGGCCAACTGGGGCGTCAGCGACTACTGGGAAACTCCCTGGGAATTCCTCAAGAAATCAGGCGATTGTGAGGACTACGCCATCGCCAAGTTCTATGCTCTCCAGGAACTCGGCTTCTCCCCGGATCAGTTGCGCATCGTGGCCGTCCGGGACGCCATCCGGGGCATCGGCCATGCGGTCCTGGCGGTCTACGCCAAGGATGACATCTATATTCTCGACAACCAGACCGACATGGTCCTGTCCCATACCAAGTACAAACATTACATCCCGCAGTACTCGGTCAACGAGCACTACCGTTGGATGCACGTGGCCCCGCAGAAGCGGACCACCTACGAAAAGGCGAAGCAATAA